The Granulicella arctica region CTGGCGCGAGGCCGCCGGCATCGAGCAAGGCCGGCTCCTGGTCCGGATCGGCAAGGGTGGCAAGATCCGGGGCGAGACCCTGAGCGACTGGGCCATCTGGTCGGTCGTCGAGCAATCGGCCAAGCAGATCGGGATCGAGCGCTTCGGTGCCCATGATCTTCGCCGGACCTGTGCCAAACTCTGCCGGAAGGGCGGCGGCGATCTCGAGCAGATCAAGTTCCTGCTCGGGCACTCCTCCATCCAGACAACGGAGCGGTATCTTGGCGCCGAGCAGGAGATCGTCGTGGCCGTGAACGACAACCTGGGGCTTTGAGGAGCGAGGGCTCCAGAGGTCGCGGGGCCAGCTGCAAAGCAAGAGTGCTAGCCTAATCAAGTGGAAATCAGTTCTCAACTTCCCTTCGGCTACACGGAACTCCTACAGGACCTCAAAACACGGATAGGAACAGCTCAAGTTCGCGCTGCGTTCGCCGTCAACCGCGAGCTGGTTCTTCTCTATTGGTCGATTGGTAAGGACATTCTTCGACGGCAGGGGAGTGAGGGGTGGGGGACCAGGGTCATCGATCGACTTGCCCGTGATCTCCAGAATGAGTTTCCGGGAGTCGAAGGATTTAGTCCGAGAAGCCTCAAGTACATGCGGTCCTTGGCCGAAGCCTGGCCAGAAGATTCAATAGTGCAACAGCTTATTGCACAATTGCCCTGGGGTCACAATGTCCGCGTGCTCGACCGGGTCAAGGACCGTCCTACTCGGGAATGGTATCTTCGAGCTGCACTCGAACACGGTTGGAGCCAGAACGTTCTGGTGCATATGATCTCAGGGCAACTGCACGCGAGGGAAGGCAAGGCACTTACCAACTTCAGGTTGACTCTTCCTCCGCCCGACTCCGACATGGCGCAACAGATCTTGCGCGATCCCTACAACTTCGACTTCCTCACCCTTGCTGAACCCCTGGCCGAGCGAAAGCTGGAACAAGGTCTTCTCAATCATCTTCGCGATTTGCTCTTGGAGCTTGGTCGCGGCTTTGCATTTGTGGGCAGCCAGGTTCCTCTTATCGTGGATGGGCGCTCCTTCTATGTCGACCTGCTCTTCTACCATGTTCGCCTGCACTGTTATGTCGTGATTGAACTGAAGACAGGAGAGTTCCAGCCAGAATATGCCGGTAAACTCAGCTTCTATATTTCGGCTGTCGACGGAACAATGAGAGCGCCTGGTGACGGTCCGACTATGGGTCTTCTTCTTTGTGAGAGTCGAAGCGGCGCGATCGTGGAATATGCTTTACAAAATTTGAGGCAGCCGATTGGCGTCTCCACCTACCGGGTGACTCGCGAGCTTCCAGAGCCTGTCCGGGAGGAACTACCCAGCGTTGAAGATCTTCTGGAAGTCGTGAGCAGACTTCGTTTGGAAATGGAAACGTTACGGCAGGCGTCTTTTGCTAAGGAATAGGGTTGCTGGAACCCAGGCGGGGTAGTCACGACAATAAGCTGTGCAACAACCTATTGCACAAACCACAGTGAGGGCAACCAGGTTGTGGCTGATCCTCAAACTCGATCCCAGGTAGCCCACTCTCGGCTTGGGCATGTAGCTGGCCTATAGCTCTTCGCGACTCTCGTTGATCCCCTGGGCGCGATCCTCAAGGAAGTCATCCGGAAATCTGTCTTCCTCGAGCGCAGCGAAAAACGCACGCCAGACAACGGGTAACTCGGAAAGGATCAGGTCACCCGTTCGTGGATCACGACAAACGTAGACTTCATCAGCAGACATCTGATACTCGTCAGGGATGATCACGTGCTGCTCCAAGCCCCTCGCAAATACCGTTGTCTTTCCCGTCTGCACCATGATCTTGCCTCTGCTATTCATCATTGCTGTCGAGCAAAGCTGTGTCAAGAAGGGCAATCACAAGTGCTCCTATCGACATTCCTTCGGGTGATTGAGCGAAAGCGCCATTTCTCCGAGGCGTCGCGTGGTGTCCCTAAATGGAGGCGGGGAGGAGACCTCATCCCTCCATTCGCAATGGTTTCAAGCATTTCCAGGGGGAATACAGGTCGATATTCCTTGAGTCTCTGTGAAGATGATCAGGTGAAGCGGGCCATTGCGACACTCTGACGAAAGTCTTTTCCTTGCATCTCGACCTGAACGCACATCTCCTGCAGCCGACTTCTCATCCGTTCGCCAATCCGATCTCCAAGT contains the following coding sequences:
- a CDS encoding PDDEXK nuclease domain-containing protein, which translates into the protein MEISSQLPFGYTELLQDLKTRIGTAQVRAAFAVNRELVLLYWSIGKDILRRQGSEGWGTRVIDRLARDLQNEFPGVEGFSPRSLKYMRSLAEAWPEDSIVQQLIAQLPWGHNVRVLDRVKDRPTREWYLRAALEHGWSQNVLVHMISGQLHAREGKALTNFRLTLPPPDSDMAQQILRDPYNFDFLTLAEPLAERKLEQGLLNHLRDLLLELGRGFAFVGSQVPLIVDGRSFYVDLLFYHVRLHCYVVIELKTGEFQPEYAGKLSFYISAVDGTMRAPGDGPTMGLLLCESRSGAIVEYALQNLRQPIGVSTYRVTRELPEPVREELPSVEDLLEVVSRLRLEMETLRQASFAKE
- a CDS encoding antitoxin, whose translation is MMNSRGKIMVQTGKTTVFARGLEQHVIIPDEYQMSADEVYVCRDPRTGDLILSELPVVWRAFFAALEEDRFPDDFLEDRAQGINESREEL